A region from the Adhaeribacter swui genome encodes:
- a CDS encoding NAD(P)H-binding protein: MTNVLILGAGGQVARHVIERVISNDSIHLTLYMRDTSRLNYLEASQINLIEGDLLHTEKLHEAMQGQDLVYVNINGQEDILAEQTVQAMQATGIKRIVFIAAIGIYSEVPGAFGQWNQQMIGPILERYKKATNLIESSSLDYTILRPTWYTDKDEVDYIITQKGETVIGTEISRKSVADLVVKIIEDLNLHVGESLGLEKPGTEGDKPAFKS, translated from the coding sequence ATGACCAACGTGTTAATTCTGGGGGCTGGTGGACAAGTTGCCCGACATGTGATAGAAAGAGTGATAAGCAATGACTCAATTCATCTCACTTTATATATGCGTGACACCTCCCGTTTAAATTATCTTGAAGCTAGCCAAATCAACCTAATAGAAGGTGACCTGCTGCATACCGAGAAGCTTCACGAGGCAATGCAAGGACAGGACCTGGTATATGTAAACATAAACGGGCAGGAGGATATTCTAGCTGAACAAACGGTGCAGGCCATGCAGGCCACAGGTATAAAGCGTATAGTCTTCATTGCAGCAATAGGTATTTATAGTGAAGTTCCCGGTGCTTTTGGACAGTGGAACCAGCAGATGATCGGCCCTATCTTAGAACGTTACAAAAAAGCGACTAACCTTATTGAGTCTTCAAGCTTGGATTACACCATCCTTCGTCCGACTTGGTACACCGATAAAGATGAAGTCGATTATATAATTACTCAAAAAGGTGAAACAGTTATTGGAACCGAAATATCCAGGAAGAGTGTCGCTGACTTAGTGGTTAAAATCATAGAAGATCTGAACTTGCATGTGGGTGAAAGCCTTGGATTGGAAAAACCGGGTACTGAAGGTGATAAACCTGCTTTCAAAAGTTAA
- a CDS encoding DapH/DapD/GlmU-related protein gives MKMQPPDIFQRLLDGEPISFIDADYSKIVKACDDTRKLLLQLNNEADSDEIRKLLSKIFASEVDATTVVFTPFQINYGKNTQIGKNVFINFDCTFLDLGGITIDDNVMIAPKVSLLSEGHPISVNDRQKLTAGKIHIKKNAWIGAAATILPGVTIGENAVVAAGAVVSKDVAANTVVGGVPAKFIKTID, from the coding sequence ATGAAAATGCAACCCCCAGATATTTTCCAGAGACTGCTAGATGGCGAACCGATTTCTTTTATCGATGCGGATTATTCTAAAATAGTAAAGGCTTGTGATGACACCCGCAAATTGCTCCTTCAATTAAACAATGAAGCCGATTCAGACGAAATCAGAAAGCTTTTAAGCAAAATATTCGCTTCAGAAGTGGATGCAACTACCGTGGTTTTTACGCCATTTCAAATTAATTATGGCAAGAACACCCAAATTGGTAAAAATGTATTCATCAATTTTGATTGTACTTTTTTGGATTTAGGTGGCATTACCATTGACGATAATGTCATGATTGCTCCTAAAGTGAGTCTGTTATCCGAAGGACATCCTATTTCGGTTAACGATAGACAAAAGCTAACGGCTGGGAAAATCCATATTAAAAAGAATGCCTGGATTGGGGCGGCAGCCACCATTTTACCAGGGGTAACCATTGGCGAGAATGCCGTAGTGGCCGCTGGAGCCGTGGTATCGAAAGATGTTGCGGCTAATACCGTGGTAGGCGGGGTGCCTGCCAAATTCATCAAAACAATAGATTAA
- a CDS encoding SDR family NAD(P)-dependent oxidoreductase, which translates to MKEQVVLVTGAGSGMGEAAALLAAERGNKVVVVDVNENAAQTVVDKIKSKGGNAIAVKCDVTSAEEVKAMVERSVEVYGRLDAAFNNAGIMMRSVDTANLDEEEFDRIININLKGVWLCMKYELQQMAKQGNGAIVNNSSIGGLVGGPGRSAYHAAKHGVLGLTKSAAVEFAAKGIRINAVCPGTIETPMVDNMITVGDLSEQEFKDWAPIKRFGKAEEIAEAVLWLFSPAASYVIGQPISVDGGVSII; encoded by the coding sequence ATGAAAGAACAAGTGGTATTAGTAACCGGTGCCGGAAGCGGCATGGGTGAAGCAGCAGCCCTGCTGGCGGCTGAAAGAGGTAATAAAGTAGTGGTAGTCGATGTTAATGAAAATGCTGCTCAAACTGTAGTAGACAAGATAAAATCAAAAGGTGGAAACGCCATCGCTGTCAAATGCGACGTTACCAGTGCGGAAGAAGTCAAAGCCATGGTTGAGCGCAGCGTTGAAGTGTACGGAAGATTGGATGCCGCGTTTAACAATGCAGGAATCATGATGCGTTCAGTAGACACCGCTAATCTGGATGAGGAAGAGTTTGATCGTATAATTAATATAAATTTAAAAGGTGTTTGGCTTTGTATGAAGTACGAACTTCAGCAAATGGCCAAACAGGGAAATGGCGCTATAGTTAATAATTCGTCTATTGGCGGTTTAGTTGGCGGCCCCGGTCGATCTGCTTACCATGCGGCAAAGCACGGCGTGTTAGGGTTAACCAAATCTGCTGCCGTCGAATTTGCCGCTAAAGGTATACGTATTAATGCTGTTTGCCCGGGTACCATTGAAACGCCGATGGTGGATAACATGATCACCGTGGGAGACCTTTCGGAACAAGAGTTTAAGGATTGGGCACCGATCAAAAGGTTTGGTAAGGCAGAAGAAATAGCCGAAGCCGTATTGTGGCTATTTAGCCCCGCAGCAAGTTATGTAATCGGACAACCGATTTCTGTTGATGGCGGGGTAAGTATCATTTAA
- a CDS encoding (R)-mandelonitrile lyase, translated as MEITRIGSRPSGKGPEDWFTGAVRIDPLFEANEARQGAAASVTFEPGARTAWHTHPLGQTLIVTAGCGWTQREGGPVEEIHPGDVVWFAPNEKHWHGATATNGMTHIAIQENLNGKVVDWLEKVMDEQYRK; from the coding sequence ATGGAAATAACAAGAATAGGCTCCAGGCCCTCCGGTAAGGGTCCTGAAGATTGGTTCACCGGAGCCGTGCGCATAGATCCTTTGTTTGAGGCAAACGAAGCAAGACAAGGTGCGGCCGCCAGTGTCACCTTCGAGCCCGGAGCGAGAACTGCTTGGCATACCCATCCTTTGGGCCAAACTTTAATTGTTACAGCCGGTTGCGGTTGGACACAGCGGGAAGGTGGCCCAGTAGAAGAAATACACCCTGGTGACGTGGTTTGGTTTGCGCCCAACGAAAAGCACTGGCATGGTGCTACGGCAACTAATGGGATGACTCATATTGCCATTCAGGAAAACCTAAACGGCAAAGTGGTAGATTGGCTGGAAAAAGTAATGGATGAGCAATACAGAAAATAG
- the ilvB gene encoding biosynthetic-type acetolactate synthase large subunit yields the protein MSTLLTFEQPESILTPCSPMSGAQAVLECLVEENVDIIFGYPGGTIMPVYDALFDYKDKLTHILVRHEQGGIHAAQGYARTSGKVGVVLATSGPGATNLITGLADAMIDSNPIVCITGQVSASLLGTDAFQETDVLSISMPVTKWNYQITDGEEIPAILAKAFYMARSGRPGPVLIDITKNAQLQLLEGLNYTPCQQVRSYRPKPIVNKEYIEKAATIINQAKKPLVVFGQGIILGKAEKELQLFLEKGGFPAATTLLGIGALATDHPQHVGLLGMHGNYAPNIMTNQCDVLIAIGMRFDDRVTGRPDSYAKQAKVIHLDIDPAEMDKIVKTTISVLGDCKETLPLLTRLIVPNDYIEWLAAFKKLEQEEIVQVINPELIPTSDTLTMGEVINGLNELTTGKAIIVTDVGQHQMVTCRYAKFNTSRLNVTSGGLGTMGFGLPAAIGAWYGAPDKDVIAIVGDGGIQMTIRELGTILQFGAKVKLLILNNGFLGMVRQWQQLFLDERYSAVNMVSPDFVAVAQAYRIQASRVKDRIDLPQALETMMAHDGPYVLEVMVGRENNVFPMVPQGASVSEIRLY from the coding sequence ATGAGTACTCTCCTGACATTTGAGCAACCAGAAAGTATTTTAACACCTTGTTCCCCAATGAGTGGAGCGCAAGCTGTCTTAGAATGTTTAGTTGAAGAAAACGTTGATATAATTTTCGGCTATCCCGGGGGAACGATCATGCCTGTTTATGACGCGTTGTTTGATTATAAAGATAAGTTAACCCATATTTTGGTGCGGCACGAACAAGGCGGTATTCATGCGGCGCAAGGGTATGCTCGCACTTCGGGCAAAGTAGGAGTTGTATTGGCAACTAGTGGCCCTGGTGCTACCAATCTAATTACTGGTTTGGCTGATGCGATGATCGATAGCAATCCCATTGTTTGTATTACGGGCCAGGTATCGGCTTCTCTGTTGGGCACCGATGCTTTTCAAGAAACCGATGTTTTAAGTATTTCCATGCCCGTAACCAAATGGAATTATCAAATTACCGATGGGGAGGAAATTCCAGCCATCTTGGCTAAAGCTTTTTACATGGCTCGTTCTGGACGCCCTGGCCCGGTATTAATTGACATTACCAAAAATGCTCAACTTCAACTCTTGGAGGGATTAAATTATACGCCGTGCCAACAGGTCCGGAGTTATCGACCCAAGCCTATTGTGAATAAAGAGTATATTGAAAAAGCGGCGACTATTATTAATCAGGCAAAAAAGCCCCTGGTAGTTTTCGGACAAGGAATTATTTTAGGAAAAGCGGAAAAAGAGCTCCAATTATTCCTCGAAAAAGGCGGTTTCCCAGCCGCTACGACATTGCTGGGAATAGGGGCATTAGCCACAGATCATCCGCAACACGTTGGATTATTAGGGATGCACGGCAACTATGCACCCAACATAATGACCAATCAATGCGATGTCTTAATTGCGATTGGGATGCGGTTTGACGATCGGGTAACCGGAAGACCGGATAGTTATGCCAAACAGGCAAAGGTGATTCATTTGGACATTGATCCCGCAGAAATGGATAAAATAGTAAAGACAACGATATCCGTTTTGGGCGATTGCAAGGAAACTTTACCTCTACTAACCCGTCTTATCGTACCTAACGATTACATTGAATGGTTAGCTGCATTTAAAAAGTTAGAGCAAGAAGAGATTGTTCAAGTAATAAATCCGGAACTGATTCCTACTTCTGACACTTTGACCATGGGGGAGGTAATTAATGGGCTAAACGAACTAACGACCGGAAAAGCGATCATAGTTACGGATGTGGGCCAACACCAAATGGTAACGTGTCGGTACGCGAAGTTTAATACCTCTAGACTAAATGTTACCTCAGGCGGTTTAGGAACAATGGGGTTTGGCCTGCCGGCCGCTATTGGGGCTTGGTATGGTGCTCCTGATAAAGACGTTATTGCGATCGTTGGAGATGGAGGAATTCAAATGACCATTCGGGAATTAGGTACTATTTTGCAATTTGGGGCCAAAGTAAAGCTACTCATCCTTAATAATGGTTTTTTAGGAATGGTTCGCCAATGGCAGCAACTATTTCTTGATGAACGCTATTCCGCCGTAAATATGGTAAGTCCGGACTTTGTAGCAGTAGCCCAAGCCTATCGTATCCAGGCAAGCAGAGTAAAGGATAGAATAGATTTACCACAAGCCTTAGAGACTATGATGGCCCACGATGGGCCATACGTGTTAGAGGTGATGGTTGGCCGAGAGAATAACGTTTTCCCGATGGTGCCTCAAGGAGCATCGGTATCTGAAATTCGGTTATATTAA
- a CDS encoding Rossmann-fold NAD(P)-binding domain-containing protein: MKVIIAGSTGMVGNLVLANCLSSDQIQEVRSLVRKPTGLKHPKLTEIVTSNFANYSSHSHLFQDIASAFFCIGVYTGQVSDEIFKKTTVDYAIAFATALKQESPGATICLLSGAGADSTEKSRTPFARYKGMAENQISNLNMKFYAFRPAYIYPVAPRQEPNAGYKILRVFYPLLKALGKKYSITSTELARAMFHVGLYGAEKQILENQDILNYVK; the protein is encoded by the coding sequence ATGAAAGTTATAATTGCTGGCAGTACCGGAATGGTAGGTAACTTAGTATTAGCGAATTGCCTTAGTTCGGACCAAATACAGGAAGTAAGAAGTTTGGTTCGTAAACCGACCGGACTTAAACATCCCAAATTAACGGAGATTGTTACTTCAAATTTTGCCAATTACTCTAGCCACTCCCATCTGTTTCAGGATATAGCCAGTGCTTTCTTTTGCATTGGCGTTTATACCGGGCAGGTTTCCGATGAAATATTTAAAAAGACCACGGTGGATTATGCAATTGCCTTTGCTACTGCTTTAAAACAAGAAAGCCCCGGTGCAACCATATGTTTACTCAGTGGCGCGGGAGCAGATAGTACAGAGAAAAGCCGAACTCCTTTTGCCCGCTACAAAGGAATGGCCGAAAATCAAATTTCTAATTTGAATATGAAGTTCTATGCTTTTCGACCAGCTTACATTTATCCAGTGGCCCCCCGTCAGGAGCCCAATGCCGGTTATAAAATCTTAAGAGTATTTTATCCACTACTTAAAGCATTGGGCAAGAAATATAGTATTACTTCAACTGAGTTAGCAAGGGCAATGTTCCACGTTGGATTGTATGGTGCCGAAAAGCAAATTTTAGAAAACCAAGATATATTGAATTATGTAAAATGA
- a CDS encoding cyclophilin-like fold protein, with protein sequence MKRSLIIIFSLFSLLTSFAACDKDDSTTNNPDVGTNNGNTNANPTGSKMKIIIGTRTFTATLYDNATATAFKALLPITVNMNELNGNEKFFDLAASLPTNASNPGTIQNGDLMLYGSKTLVLFYKTFSTSYSYTKIGRIDDVTELAAAVGSGNIRVTYEVE encoded by the coding sequence ATGAAACGTTCACTTATAATTATTTTCTCGCTATTCTCGTTATTGACAAGTTTTGCCGCTTGTGATAAAGACGACTCCACAACCAATAACCCTGATGTGGGAACTAATAATGGGAATACTAATGCAAATCCAACCGGCAGCAAAATGAAAATCATAATCGGAACCCGCACCTTCACGGCTACGCTGTATGACAATGCCACAGCCACGGCATTTAAAGCTCTATTACCTATCACTGTCAATATGAATGAGCTAAACGGGAACGAGAAATTTTTTGATTTAGCAGCCAGCTTGCCGACAAACGCATCCAATCCCGGAACAATCCAAAATGGAGATTTAATGTTGTATGGCTCTAAAACCTTAGTTCTCTTTTATAAAACATTTTCTACTTCCTACTCCTATACCAAGATTGGACGGATTGATGACGTTACTGAACTTGCTGCTGCTGTCGGCTCGGGAAATATAAGGGTTACTTATGAAGTAGAGTAA
- a CDS encoding winged helix-turn-helix transcriptional regulator — MEMTKAQKIRYVQDTLFVIGGKWKLPILVAILQGNHRFREIHRSVLPITTRVLSKELKNLEENKLVARTVQSTTPPTVEYTLTEYCKTLTRMINEMIAWGKNHRETISGTLES; from the coding sequence ATGGAGATGACTAAGGCACAGAAGATCAGATATGTTCAAGACACTTTATTTGTAATTGGTGGCAAGTGGAAGCTTCCAATTCTAGTTGCCATTCTACAGGGTAATCATCGGTTTCGAGAAATACACCGCAGTGTGTTGCCGATTACCACCCGCGTTTTATCCAAGGAGTTGAAGAATCTGGAGGAAAACAAGCTGGTTGCCCGTACAGTACAATCGACTACCCCTCCAACTGTGGAATATACGTTAACGGAATATTGCAAAACCTTAACACGGATGATTAATGAGATGATTGCTTGGGGGAAGAATCACCGGGAAACAATTTCCGGTACGTTAGAATCCTAG
- a CDS encoding DUF1593 domain-containing protein, with protein MIRLLKIVNVITVVLNGKIGLYAYGLLIMCLLANYTSAQSSFEQVRPRIVVTADPELDDNNSLIRFLLYSSDLQIEGLVYASSQFHWKGDGKGTKWAVPGREYSRFGLNLCPCASWRWSKDERFIHDAVAAYAKVYPNLKVHNPNFPDPKVLKSKIRYGNIDFDGDVSKDSPGSGLIKSLMLDDKPGPLFITAWGGQSTIARALKSIQEQYEYTVQWEAIKKKISHKVVLLPSGDQDDTYALYIKPNWPGIDYRQFRGGPNYGYGAQLGAKGEDAVYLTASWMKENVSKQGPLGALYRVWGDGKQMVKDDKLDFFGLAGYTNEQLKQMGYVVWMPVQEKGSWLGEGDNHTFMNMLGNGLRAFEVGSYGGWGGRETGNKEGMNFSLSDTSTNALATTLSTLNSQLNRSAKELAYPNFFPLAQRDFAARLKWSVTPKYTNANHEPVVKIEGPLQVVASAGDKIRLNGAVSDPDGDAVSINWWQFQVGSYPDKVDISNPNQAQVEVLIPKDAKGGQTIHLVLEATDQGAPALTKYQRVIITIKDK; from the coding sequence ATGATTCGATTACTTAAAATAGTTAACGTCATTACCGTAGTCTTAAATGGAAAAATCGGCTTATACGCCTATGGGTTATTGATCATGTGCCTGTTGGCCAACTATACAAGCGCTCAATCTTCTTTCGAACAAGTACGCCCACGCATTGTTGTTACGGCTGATCCGGAACTCGACGACAACAATTCGCTCATTCGTTTCCTACTTTATAGCAGCGACCTGCAAATAGAAGGTCTTGTTTATGCCAGTAGTCAATTTCACTGGAAAGGCGATGGAAAGGGAACAAAGTGGGCTGTTCCCGGAAGAGAATATTCCCGTTTCGGATTGAATCTCTGTCCCTGTGCGTCCTGGCGTTGGTCGAAAGACGAACGTTTCATTCATGATGCTGTAGCAGCGTATGCGAAAGTATACCCAAACCTGAAAGTGCATAACCCTAACTTTCCGGATCCGAAGGTATTGAAATCAAAAATCCGCTACGGAAACATTGATTTCGACGGAGATGTTTCTAAAGATTCGCCGGGTTCCGGCCTGATTAAATCGCTGATGCTGGATGATAAGCCAGGCCCCCTGTTTATTACCGCCTGGGGAGGGCAGAGTACGATTGCCCGGGCACTCAAATCCATTCAAGAGCAATATGAGTACACCGTGCAATGGGAAGCCATCAAAAAGAAAATCTCCCATAAAGTCGTGTTGCTCCCATCCGGCGATCAGGATGACACGTACGCGCTCTATATTAAACCTAATTGGCCCGGTATTGATTACCGACAATTTAGAGGCGGCCCTAACTATGGCTATGGTGCGCAGTTGGGAGCGAAAGGAGAGGACGCGGTTTATCTGACTGCATCGTGGATGAAAGAAAATGTATCCAAGCAGGGGCCATTAGGAGCTCTATACCGGGTTTGGGGTGATGGCAAACAGATGGTAAAAGATGACAAGTTGGATTTTTTTGGTTTAGCCGGCTACACCAATGAACAATTAAAGCAAATGGGCTATGTGGTATGGATGCCGGTGCAAGAGAAAGGTTCCTGGTTGGGCGAAGGTGACAACCATACCTTTATGAATATGCTGGGCAACGGGCTACGGGCATTTGAAGTAGGTTCTTATGGTGGATGGGGTGGCCGGGAAACAGGAAATAAGGAGGGGATGAATTTTTCGCTTAGTGATACCAGTACCAATGCCTTAGCAACAACCCTAAGCACATTAAACAGCCAGTTAAACCGAAGTGCAAAGGAGTTGGCTTACCCAAATTTCTTTCCTTTAGCACAGCGTGATTTTGCTGCCCGGCTGAAATGGTCGGTAACCCCTAAGTATACAAATGCAAATCATGAACCGGTGGTAAAAATTGAAGGGCCGCTACAGGTAGTAGCATCTGCCGGCGATAAAATACGGTTAAACGGAGCTGTTTCAGACCCGGATGGGGACGCTGTCTCAATCAATTGGTGGCAGTTTCAGGTTGGTAGTTATCCTGATAAAGTTGATATCTCCAATCCTAACCAGGCGCAGGTTGAAGTTCTTATTCCTAAAGATGCAAAGGGTGGCCAAACGATTCACCTGGTTCTGGAAGCAACCGACCAGGGTGCTCCAGCACTCACTAAGTATCAGCGCGTAAT
- a CDS encoding AraC family transcriptional regulator, with protein MELEKVKEDSIILLQAKGIVELPEDFLLHFHTHIYCHQGSISFLFNDKPYTCNAGEFVFWFSGSQLTNLTFSKKIKASILLVERDFLLANIPDQSWSIDVVLHSKENPILHLKDKNDKQRVLSNFQLLYAKFSELEHLFYAEILKLQMQLFILEMWHTFANEYERRKRTLESGSLYERFMRLVQEHCIKEREVQFYATRLHITAKYLNFICKQNTGITASGWIQRYARERITILLQNKNLNISEIADQMNFSSRSFFTRYVRKVLGVSPREYRQRLIVI; from the coding sequence ATGGAATTGGAAAAAGTAAAAGAGGATAGCATTATTTTGCTCCAGGCAAAGGGGATTGTTGAATTACCGGAGGATTTCCTACTGCATTTTCATACGCATATCTATTGCCATCAAGGAAGTATAAGCTTCCTTTTTAATGACAAGCCCTATACCTGTAACGCTGGGGAATTTGTTTTTTGGTTTTCAGGGAGCCAGCTGACTAATCTGACTTTCTCAAAGAAAATTAAGGCAAGTATTTTATTGGTAGAAAGAGATTTTCTGTTGGCTAATATTCCCGACCAGAGTTGGAGTATTGATGTGGTATTACATTCTAAAGAAAACCCTATATTGCATTTGAAGGACAAAAACGACAAGCAAAGAGTGCTCTCCAATTTTCAACTCTTGTACGCTAAATTTTCGGAGCTAGAACACCTTTTCTATGCTGAGATATTGAAGTTGCAAATGCAGTTATTTATTCTGGAAATGTGGCACACGTTTGCTAATGAATATGAACGCCGGAAACGCACCTTAGAAAGTGGATCGCTTTATGAACGATTTATGCGATTGGTACAAGAACATTGTATCAAAGAGCGTGAAGTGCAATTTTATGCCACTAGGCTTCATATTACCGCCAAGTATTTAAATTTTATATGTAAACAAAATACCGGTATTACTGCCTCAGGTTGGATACAACGTTACGCCCGAGAAAGAATTACTATACTCCTGCAAAACAAGAATTTAAACATTTCCGAAATTGCCGATCAAATGAATTTTTCCAGTCGATCCTTTTTCACCCGTTATGTACGGAAGGTTCTGGGTGTTTCTCCAAGAGAGTATCGCCAGCGCTTGATAGTAATATAA
- a CDS encoding alpha/beta hydrolase, with product MKRITLVALSSLMIMGQVFAQIKPKANSEKSKTMKEAGKTNHYTFSLSDKVTRQEVTFQNRYGITIAADLYLPKNRANEALAALAISGPFGAVKEQSSGLYAQNMAERGFAALAFDPSYTGESGGQPRHVASPDINTEDFSAAVDFLGLQSSVDRNRIGIIGICGYAGMALNAVAVDKRVKAVATTSMYDMSRVMAKGYFDKLTPEERTKTLEQMSQQRWADAEKGTPAPSTNNLPEKLQGNEPQFVVDYFNYYKTPRGFHPNSINSNGAWTATSPLSFMNMPLLTYIKEIAPRPVLLIAGEKAHSRYFSEDAYQAATGQKELMIIPNASHVDLYDKVNIIPFDKLTSFFNEHLKAGKPAPKEKVTAYGSVN from the coding sequence ATGAAAAGAATAACCCTTGTAGCCCTTTCGTCCCTGATGATTATGGGACAGGTCTTTGCTCAGATAAAACCAAAAGCTAATTCAGAAAAATCAAAAACAATGAAAGAAGCAGGAAAAACAAATCACTATACTTTTTCATTAAGTGATAAGGTAACCCGGCAAGAAGTAACCTTTCAAAACCGGTATGGCATTACGATTGCGGCCGATTTATACCTGCCGAAGAACAGGGCCAACGAAGCTTTAGCGGCCTTGGCCATTAGCGGCCCATTTGGGGCAGTAAAAGAACAATCCTCCGGATTATACGCCCAAAATATGGCCGAACGTGGTTTTGCTGCCCTGGCCTTCGATCCGTCTTACACGGGCGAAAGCGGGGGGCAGCCTCGTCATGTCGCATCACCCGACATCAATACGGAAGATTTCAGCGCCGCCGTGGACTTTCTCGGCTTGCAGTCTTCCGTTGACCGGAACCGCATCGGCATCATCGGTATTTGTGGTTATGCCGGCATGGCGCTGAACGCGGTGGCCGTGGACAAACGCGTGAAAGCTGTTGCTACTACCAGTATGTACGATATGTCACGGGTGATGGCCAAAGGCTATTTTGATAAACTGACCCCTGAAGAACGCACCAAAACGTTGGAACAAATGAGCCAGCAACGTTGGGCCGATGCGGAGAAAGGCACACCTGCTCCTTCCACCAATAATCTACCGGAAAAATTGCAAGGCAACGAACCTCAGTTTGTAGTGGATTATTTCAATTATTATAAAACGCCGCGGGGTTTTCATCCTAATTCGATTAATTCCAATGGTGCCTGGACAGCTACTAGCCCGCTGTCGTTCATGAATATGCCGCTACTGACTTATATTAAAGAAATAGCCCCTCGTCCGGTTTTACTGATTGCCGGGGAAAAAGCCCACTCCCGGTATTTCTCAGAAGATGCTTACCAGGCAGCTACCGGGCAAAAAGAGTTAATGATCATCCCCAATGCTAGTCACGTTGATTTGTATGATAAGGTAAACATAATTCCCTTTGATAAACTAACCTCTTTCTTTAACGAACACCTGAAAGCAGGTAAGCCGGCGCCAAAAGAAAAGGTCACTGCCTATGGTTCTGTTAATTAA
- a CDS encoding cupin domain-containing protein yields MKYSFFAVFAFAALFNMGCKEPVSTKATDGETNAIFPKGKLGPAANFTGKAWNTDLVANDTRYNTVVGNVYFEPGARSNWHIHPAGQILIITDGVGYHQIKGQPRQTIKKGDVVKCPPNVMHWHGASPDTGLQQLYIVPNTEKGIVKWLHPVSNEEYNNSK; encoded by the coding sequence ATGAAATATTCATTTTTTGCAGTCTTTGCCTTTGCAGCCCTCTTTAATATGGGCTGCAAAGAGCCGGTTTCCACGAAAGCAACCGATGGTGAAACAAACGCCATTTTTCCTAAGGGGAAATTAGGACCAGCGGCAAACTTCACGGGTAAGGCCTGGAACACCGACTTAGTGGCTAATGATACTAGGTATAATACGGTGGTTGGCAATGTTTATTTTGAACCGGGCGCCAGAAGCAACTGGCATATTCATCCGGCCGGACAAATCCTGATTATTACCGATGGAGTTGGTTACCATCAGATAAAGGGGCAGCCCCGGCAAACCATCAAAAAAGGCGATGTGGTGAAGTGTCCGCCTAATGTAATGCACTGGCATGGCGCCAGCCCAGATACCGGATTGCAGCAACTTTACATCGTGCCGAATACGGAAAAAGGAATTGTAAAATGGTTGCACCCTGTTTCGAACGAAGAATACAATAACTCTAAATAA